The segment AAGTGGGATCTGTAAGTGGGATCTTTAGGTGGGATCTTTAAGTTGGATATTTAAGTTGGATCTCTAAGTGGGATCTTTAAGTTGGATCTTTAAGTGGGATCTGTAAGTGGGATCTTTAGGTGGGATCTTTATGTTGGATATTTAATTTGGATCTCTAAGTGGGATCTTTAAGTTGGATCTTTAAGTGGGATATTTAAGTTGGATCTCTAAGTGGGATCTTTAAGTGGGATCTTTAAGTTGGATATTTAAGTTGAATCTTTAAGTTGAATCTTTAAGTTGGATCTTTAAGTTGGATCTTTAAGTTGAATCTTTAAGTTGGATCTTTAAGTTGAATCTTTAAGTTGAATCTTTAAGTTGAATCTTTAAGTTGAATCTTTAAGTTGGATCTTTAAGTGGGATCTTTAAGTTGGATCTTTAAGTGGGATCTTTAAGTTGGATCTTTAAGTTGGATCTTTAAGTTGGATCTTTAAGTTGAATCTTTAAGTTGGATCTTTAAGTTGAATCTTTAAGTTGAATCTTTAAGTTGAATCTTTAAGTTGAATCTTTAAGTTGGATCTTTAAGTGGGATCTTTAAGTTGGATCTTTAAGTGGGATCTTTAAGTTGGATCTTTAAGGGGGATCTTTCCACTCACCGAGACCAGCTAGAGTTGCTATAAATCTCGGTAAACACAACACAAGAATCCAAAAATATTTTCGTGatcatctttaaatacaaaaacaaaacctaataaaatagtcagaaagacacaatgatagaggcacattcctcgttccatatgctaggacaaatttgtacaaacgctccttcttccctagtgctattagagcatgggatgggttgcctgagcccgccagaaaaaccagtgacttggcagaatttaagtcaatggttaacatgcatgactaaatgcatgacacgtaggacgtaatcatcttctttatgAAAAGAATAAATATAGATTTCATAGCGTGCTGCTTCTTGCGTACAGAGCGAGGTGTGTTATGAATATAAACGTACGTAGCCGCAGTAAACTAGTgccaaaaggggggggggtccttaTCTTTGgttagtttttgtttgtaaaaggtttttaaaatatgttttacacATTTCGGTTGTTCCTTAAAATTTAAGATTTAATTACATCCTAGATCAAACTTGCCCACAGGATGACAGGTGTAGGCAGCGGgaagggttcgaacccgggaccatcgataccACTGAACAACattccagagcgcataccacacgaccaggcagccaagaTAAAGGGAGATACTCTCAAGATAAAGGGAGATACTCTCAAGATAAAGGGAGATACTCTCAAGATAAAGGGAGAGACTCTCAAGATAAATGGAGATACTCTCAAGATAAAGGGAGATACTCTCAAGATAAAGGGAGAGACTCTCAAGATAAAGGGAGATACTCTCAAGATAAAGGGAGATACTCTCAAGATAAAGGGAGATACTCTCAAGATAAAGGGA is part of the Biomphalaria glabrata chromosome 2, xgBioGlab47.1, whole genome shotgun sequence genome and harbors:
- the LOC129924845 gene encoding filensin-like, with the translated sequence MTGVGSGKGSNPGPSIPLNNIPERIPHDQAAKIKGDTLKIKGDTLKIKGDTLKIKGETLKINGDTLKIKGDTLKIKGETLKIKGDTLKIKGDTLKIKGDTLKIKGETLKIKGDTLKIKGDTPKKKGDTPKKKGDTLKIKGDTPKIKGDTLKIKGDTLKIKGDTLCF